In Niveispirillum cyanobacteriorum, the following proteins share a genomic window:
- a CDS encoding beta strand repeat-containing protein, translated as MTNTWTLNGRQWGLTADDVAPDSPYYLSPWQFATVWPTLMQDIGVECAAAVAAGEIASDLAATLPNMAASATYMLRVTPSGTAYELRSPLQVRGDIAAAAAATTISAGTGLTGGGDLSSNRTLALTNTAVAAGSYGNATQVGTYTVDAQGRLTAAGNVTVTPAWASITSKPTTIAGYGITDALTLSSTAPAALAGAAAVGTGTTAARADHVHALPTLSALGAAASTVTFTAGTGLTGGGDLTGNRTFALASTAVTAGSYGNATQVGTYTVDAQGRLTAAGNVTVTPAWASITGKPTTIAGYGITDALTLSSTAPAALAGAAAVGTGTTAARADHVHALPTLSALGAAASTLTLTAGTGLTGGGDLTGNRTFALASTAVTAGSYGNATQVGTYTVDAQGRLTAAGNVTVTPAWASITSKPTTIAGYGITDALGLSSTAPAALAGAAAVGTGTTAARADHVHALPTLSALGAAASTVTFTAGTGLTGGGDLTGNRTFALASTAVTAGSYGNATQVGTYTVDAQGRLTAAGNVTVTPAWASITGKPTTIAGYGITDALTLSSTAPAALAASAAVGTGTTAARADHVHALPAVATTSTAGLMSAADKATLDGLVAGGGGPALASTAPAPLAASAAVGTGTTAARADHVHALPTLSALGAAASTLTLTAGTGLTGGGDLTGNRTFALASTAVTAGSYGSATQVGTYTVDAQGRLTAAGNVTVTPAWASITSKPTTIAGYGITDALTLSSTAPAALAASAAVGTGTTAARADHVHALPPVATASVAGLMSAADKSKLDALSSGAGQQVSVRSANTALVAADLGKLIISTGVGGWNQSLPSAATVGNGWYVDYIVQTQAGTGFNPPGSELFGGLLSWTMPLGSAFRIISDGTNYQVLWHSAPPEQVVTNSGNVTVPPGIYRAVIDVQGAGGSGASSDSATSIPSGGASGEYWRAIVLVTPGAAMPAVIGAGGASVPTVGTGMDGNPGGDTSFAGFIAKGGGGGYRDGSESFTVTSDAPAGDGYGNPRVLLHLTGRRGYSLSTTASPFGRGIGGASPLVGGPGHTGFGPGIETSTGAGGDGAINNPSGSGQDGLIIIHWGA; from the coding sequence GTGACCAACACCTGGACCCTGAATGGCCGTCAATGGGGCCTGACCGCAGATGATGTGGCACCGGACAGCCCGTATTACCTAAGCCCCTGGCAGTTTGCGACCGTGTGGCCGACCCTGATGCAGGATATCGGGGTGGAATGTGCCGCAGCAGTGGCGGCGGGTGAGATTGCATCAGACCTGGCCGCTACCCTGCCCAACATGGCGGCTAGTGCGACCTATATGTTGCGTGTTACGCCGAGCGGCACCGCGTATGAGCTGCGCTCGCCCCTACAGGTGCGCGGCGATATTGCGGCGGCGGCGGCGGCCACGACGATCAGCGCGGGCACAGGCCTGACCGGTGGCGGCGACCTGTCGAGCAACCGGACCCTCGCGCTCACCAACACGGCGGTGGCGGCGGGGTCCTATGGCAATGCCACGCAAGTCGGGACCTATACCGTCGATGCCCAGGGCCGTCTGACGGCGGCGGGCAATGTCACTGTCACCCCAGCCTGGGCCAGCATTACGAGCAAACCCACCACGATTGCCGGTTATGGCATCACGGATGCCCTGACCCTTTCATCGACGGCCCCGGCAGCGCTGGCGGGGGCTGCGGCAGTCGGTACGGGCACCACAGCGGCCAGGGCCGATCACGTTCACGCGCTGCCCACGCTTTCGGCCCTGGGGGCCGCAGCCTCGACGGTGACCTTTACGGCGGGGACCGGCCTGACCGGTGGCGGCGACCTGACGGGCAATCGCACCTTCGCCCTGGCCAGTACGGCTGTCACTGCCGGTTCCTATGGCAATGCCACGCAAGTCGGGACCTATACCGTCGATGCCCAGGGCCGTCTGACGGCGGCGGGCAATGTCACTGTCACCCCAGCCTGGGCCAGCATTACGGGCAAACCCACCACGATTGCCGGTTATGGCATCACGGATGCCCTGACCCTTTCATCGACGGCCCCGGCGGCGCTGGCGGGGGCTGCGGCAGTCGGTACGGGCACCACAGCGGCCAGGGCCGATCACGTTCACGCGCTGCCCACGCTTTCGGCCCTGGGGGCCGCAGCCTCGACGCTGACCCTGACGGCGGGGACCGGCCTGACCGGCGGCGGCGACCTGACGGGCAATCGCACCTTCGCCCTGGCCAGTACGGCTGTCACTGCCGGTTCCTATGGCAATGCCACGCAAGTCGGGACCTATACCGTCGATGCCCAGGGCCGTCTGACGGCGGCGGGCAATGTCACTGTCACCCCAGCCTGGGCCAGCATTACGAGCAAACCCACCACAATAGCCGGTTATGGCATCACGGATGCCCTGGGCCTTTCATCGACGGCCCCGGCAGCGCTGGCGGGGGCTGCGGCAGTCGGTACGGGCACCACAGCGGCCAGGGCCGATCACGTTCACGCGCTGCCCACGCTTTCGGCCCTGGGGGCCGCAGCCTCGACGGTGACCTTTACGGCGGGGACCGGCCTGACCGGCGGCGGCGACTTGACGGGCAATCGCACCTTCGCCCTGGCCAGTACGGCTGTCACTGCCGGTTCCTATGGCAATGCCACGCAAGTCGGGACCTATACCGTCGATGCCCAGGGCCGTCTGACGGCGGCGGGCAATGTCACTGTCACCCCAGCCTGGGCCAGCATTACGGGCAAACCCACCACGATTGCCGGTTATGGCATCACGGATGCCCTGACCCTTTCATCGACGGCCCCGGCAGCGCTGGCGGCCTCTGCTGCTGTCGGTACGGGCACCACAGCGGCCAGGGCTGATCACGTTCACGCGCTGCCGGCAGTGGCAACCACGTCCACTGCCGGACTGATGAGCGCTGCTGATAAGGCAACACTTGATGGGCTGGTAGCGGGTGGCGGCGGGCCTGCACTCGCGTCAACCGCCCCGGCACCACTGGCGGCCTCTGCTGCTGTCGGTACAGGCACCACGGCGGCCAGGGCCGATCACGTTCACGCGCTGCCCACGCTTTCGGCCCTGGGGGCCGCAGCCTCGACGCTGACCCTGACGGCGGGGACCGGCCTGACCGGTGGCGGCGACTTGACGGGCAATCGCACCTTCGCCCTGGCCAGTACGGCTGTCACTGCCGGTTCCTATGGCAGTGCCACGCAAGTCGGGACCTATACCGTCGATGCCCAGGGCCGTCTGACGGCGGCGGGCAATGTCACTGTCACCCCAGCCTGGGCCAGCATTACAAGCAAACCCACCACGATTGCCGGTTATGGCATCACGGATGCCCTGACCCTTTCATCGACGGCCCCGGCAGCGCTGGCGGCCTCTGCTGCTGTCGGTACAGGCACCACAGCGGCGCGGGCAGACCATGTGCATGCGCTGCCACCTGTGGCCACCGCCTCGGTTGCTGGACTGATGTCAGCAGCCGACAAAAGCAAACTGGATGCTCTTTCGTCTGGCGCCGGGCAGCAGGTTTCGGTTCGTTCGGCTAACACCGCGTTGGTGGCCGCTGACCTAGGTAAGCTGATTATATCGACAGGCGTGGGTGGGTGGAACCAATCACTGCCCTCGGCTGCGACGGTCGGTAACGGCTGGTACGTTGACTACATCGTACAGACCCAAGCCGGCACCGGTTTCAACCCGCCCGGCAGCGAGCTATTCGGCGGCTTGCTTAGCTGGACCATGCCCCTTGGCAGCGCCTTTCGGATCATCAGTGACGGCACAAACTATCAGGTGCTGTGGCACTCAGCGCCGCCCGAGCAAGTAGTTACAAACAGCGGGAATGTCACTGTGCCGCCCGGCATTTACCGCGCCGTCATCGACGTGCAGGGCGCGGGTGGCAGTGGCGCCTCGTCCGATAGCGCAACCAGTATCCCGAGCGGTGGTGCATCAGGCGAATACTGGCGAGCCATCGTACTTGTCACTCCTGGCGCGGCCATGCCTGCCGTGATCGGGGCCGGAGGTGCGTCTGTACCCACCGTTGGAACAGGTATGGACGGCAACCCTGGAGGAGACACCTCCTTTGCCGGCTTTATCGCCAAAGGAGGTGGCGGCGGATACAGAGATGGGAGTGAATCGTTCACAGTTACGAGTGACGCGCCCGCTGGGGATGGCTATGGCAATCCCCGCGTGCTGCTGCACCTAACTGGCCGTCGAGGTTACTCGCTGTCAACGACCGCTTCTCCCTTTGGTAGGGGGATCGGTGGGGCAAGCCCACTCGTCGGCGGCCCCGGCCATACTGGCTTCGGTCCCGGAATTGAGACTTCCACCGGTGCCGGTGGTGACGGCGCTATCAACAATCCCAGCGGTTCGGGGCAGGATGGTTTAATCATCATACATTGGGGGGCCTAA
- a CDS encoding phage tail length tape measure family protein: protein MALRLHTTLTASDGGFDAAMNAAEARIQRVHAAAKSLTPATAEAAQQVGAVGTAAAGAASHAETLINEANELVAGLGRAANEALGVGRALNEVGGEAQQASAHVAETASAMLQQAQAARQATEASNAMARAQGEAAAEAARRMQAQAQAARDASEAQRRLNEMLGVRPPANDVEQRAQDYAEWGRRIDAVRARYVPLEQQLIEHRRALEEIAEAERLGMLTSDEATAARTRATAALRQAEAAHRQQAEAADGNARSTRLAAHEVTNLSYQLQDVFVQLAGGQNPFLILAQQGPQAASAVGGVSRLLSLIPPQLLLVAGITAGLAVVLGSAYAAWSSYRESVLAVDRANRMAPVSIGLTRAALEQQAQAAADAADISVKAARDQQAAYIATGKIGAQVMSGLIAISRDFAVATGQDLTEATAQLAKSFADPIRGAEDLTRSMGLLDDASLANVRSLAAMGRGSEAQAIILEALTQRVKGSAQELTTLGRVVAAVGAGFSNAWDWAGKTLNDLLVEDRDPTPKLQEQLKRAQIRAASAKADLDAMAASGRTPENSQRAAAISADYKSFEELARKHQAELTRIEKLSEAERQAERSKQIGVATGEMARQLDDYYARQEDLTRKEEALRKGLAEGTGFADRAQVEQQLNRVENALKTLLPEQEKARRLAEAEAAAVTMTGAAREKYLAKVRAEIETSGQLLTTRERQERVDQAVATVTNQHATALGDLTRQQRLAMDAQDRLAAAAGQGEAAQRAAANANEIAAASARSVAEGALAVEAAERRKAATVASISNELIEGMQAETEANNRVAAAMRQGGEAAAAAAREEFRLGVQRRLGVDAVEELTLAMKAYDALMQSRTARSEAGEQGQRLSDLRDELSLLERRNKLLAEQARGGMAGVAAGAAVARLDIQAQIDDRVLQRQRELLALSKQVQGINVETETLKYRFALEEQARLEEQLRIQEQAYRAASTLGGIFLDLEAGNIEGVADGVSQFLGEFRQLTAITGSATEAFVQMGEQLLNSAEAGYALGNALGEVLGRSEAQNRNARIGSTVATSIGDMFGVPQGISSFVGNIIGGLFGPGKSDATAGVDVYTASGRAVNFDTKASKQDSGNMSARDELGQSIARFAELLRTTTGGRVADKVSVEVGSRDGNRWRVQDASGALVSSGVTSVGDIEGTLSQVLAAMTRSLTGVADDLKARLEAVDYSDLSRAENDLTFILNYQTAIATLNGDLEGGADAVQTARQNVVDMLNHVRDFGAQAQRLGYNANETNAALRASVERFAGIREAAAPMTDLETKVAALRASFAELAPVLEAVGYTAADASAAVASAQARQLGTLKTDFEAGLARENRDLTGRGYLNAIDDLIRQRDLRYRDADAVGSARSLVDGNFAAGLDNALSALDIAAIQDIQAQFAAGTPVYEAAARAAAKLNGAVGTVAETVEQAAARIAATAALSDSLADRLARATGASDSQAGALAIFDRAAAQERAATQARVSAGELSASVLTELETTLGQERLAIIRRFSDAAIAEERRRAEQLAGINQSISDRLFASTNDEATQAGALAAFDRAAGKERAEIARNAGLDLAAYDAASAAERLQMARAAGVNFAQLDQTLANERLAIIRRFGQQAADVTRSIEDREFARTVAGKPDAEILLLERKQNAEFAAAIAAGYTTEQLERLRKVLAGEMTDAVNALNDATRQAADQARAAAKAVNDNLADRLFAATNDNSTLEGALAAFDRQAARDRIETAQTAGADMLALERTLAAERQAIINRFAQQAIDAEQQRLTALSQAGGQLRGWIDGIRATVGTSDQNLATMRAQFTQQLGRAQAGDVDAVQGLREYAQRLIDAETTRTASGADRRAMVEAILAQVEALPAVKSWDAQQLDVLTAIRNETVNNRGAFAVAVASLPSAATGGQIAAALLPHFQTLDQSLDGLITPAEFRAAIGPLATDAVADRWFRELDSNGDGMISKQEVTAKATSDLSGGSQGTLKAISDLTYAGNRDRLNIGDAIVRQLGSLGTIMADGNTRLANLHSWQASVWAVESQLLDKTKYNTAETAKKLGGGYAYAAGTDYHPGGWARVGEEGEEFINLPRGAQVFSRAQTLELARQPRTVLMGVSGGGSDNRALTAAIERQARATERQNALLEKIAANSAAGADAAAETAKALKTPARVRVGSVAKLAGGRQ from the coding sequence ATGGCGTTGCGGCTTCATACGACCCTGACAGCGAGTGACGGCGGCTTCGACGCCGCCATGAACGCTGCCGAGGCGCGTATCCAGCGCGTTCATGCAGCCGCCAAATCCCTGACGCCGGCAACGGCAGAGGCGGCGCAGCAGGTCGGCGCAGTGGGCACGGCAGCAGCCGGGGCCGCCAGCCATGCCGAGACTCTGATCAACGAGGCCAATGAGCTGGTCGCGGGCCTGGGGCGGGCCGCCAATGAAGCCCTGGGCGTGGGCCGCGCCCTGAATGAGGTGGGTGGCGAAGCGCAGCAGGCATCCGCCCATGTGGCCGAAACGGCATCGGCAATGTTGCAGCAGGCCCAAGCCGCGCGCCAGGCGACCGAGGCCAGCAACGCCATGGCCCGCGCTCAAGGGGAGGCCGCCGCCGAGGCCGCCCGGCGCATGCAGGCCCAGGCGCAGGCCGCCCGCGATGCCAGTGAGGCCCAGCGGCGGCTGAACGAGATGCTGGGCGTGCGGCCCCCCGCCAATGACGTGGAGCAGCGCGCCCAGGATTATGCGGAATGGGGCCGGCGGATCGATGCGGTGCGCGCCCGATATGTGCCGCTTGAACAGCAGCTGATCGAGCATCGCCGCGCCCTGGAGGAGATTGCCGAGGCCGAGCGCCTGGGCATGTTGACCAGCGACGAGGCGACGGCGGCCCGGACACGGGCGACGGCGGCCCTGCGTCAGGCCGAGGCCGCCCACCGCCAGCAGGCAGAAGCCGCCGACGGCAATGCGCGATCCACTCGGCTGGCAGCCCATGAAGTGACGAACCTTTCCTATCAGCTGCAGGACGTGTTCGTGCAGTTGGCGGGTGGGCAGAACCCGTTCCTGATCCTGGCCCAGCAAGGACCGCAGGCAGCCAGTGCCGTGGGTGGCGTCAGCCGCCTTCTGTCCCTGATCCCGCCGCAGCTGCTGCTGGTGGCCGGCATCACGGCTGGGTTGGCCGTTGTGTTGGGGTCGGCCTATGCGGCGTGGTCAAGCTACCGGGAATCGGTGCTGGCCGTGGACCGCGCCAACCGAATGGCGCCGGTTTCCATTGGTCTGACCCGTGCGGCGCTGGAGCAGCAAGCGCAGGCCGCCGCCGATGCCGCCGATATCAGCGTCAAGGCCGCGCGCGATCAGCAGGCGGCCTATATCGCCACCGGCAAGATCGGGGCGCAGGTTATGTCCGGCCTGATCGCCATCAGCCGGGATTTCGCGGTGGCCACCGGCCAGGATTTGACCGAGGCCACGGCGCAACTGGCAAAGTCCTTTGCCGATCCGATCAGAGGGGCTGAGGACCTGACGCGGTCCATGGGCCTGCTGGATGATGCGTCCCTGGCCAATGTCCGTTCGCTGGCCGCCATGGGGCGCGGCAGTGAGGCGCAGGCCATCATCCTGGAAGCCCTGACCCAGCGGGTGAAGGGTTCGGCGCAAGAGCTGACCACCCTGGGCCGCGTTGTGGCGGCGGTGGGGGCCGGCTTCTCCAACGCCTGGGATTGGGCAGGAAAGACGCTGAACGACCTGCTGGTCGAGGATCGTGACCCTACGCCCAAGCTACAAGAGCAGCTTAAGCGCGCGCAGATACGAGCGGCATCCGCAAAAGCCGACCTTGATGCGATGGCTGCAAGTGGTAGGACCCCTGAAAATAGCCAGCGCGCCGCAGCGATTTCCGCCGACTACAAGTCCTTTGAGGAGCTGGCGCGCAAGCATCAGGCCGAACTGACGCGGATTGAAAAGCTGTCGGAAGCTGAGCGACAAGCGGAGCGGTCAAAGCAGATTGGCGTCGCCACGGGCGAGATGGCGCGTCAATTGGACGATTATTATGCGCGGCAGGAAGATTTAACGAGGAAGGAGGAGGCCCTTCGGAAAGGGCTCGCTGAAGGCACAGGCTTTGCCGACCGCGCCCAGGTCGAGCAGCAGCTTAATCGCGTGGAAAACGCGCTCAAAACGTTGCTGCCAGAGCAGGAAAAGGCGCGGCGGCTGGCCGAGGCCGAGGCCGCCGCAGTCACCATGACGGGCGCTGCGCGGGAGAAGTATCTGGCCAAGGTTCGGGCCGAGATTGAGACGTCGGGCCAGCTGCTGACCACACGGGAGCGGCAGGAACGGGTTGATCAGGCGGTCGCCACGGTCACGAACCAGCATGCCACGGCCCTGGGCGATCTGACCCGCCAGCAGCGCCTGGCCATGGATGCCCAGGACCGTCTGGCCGCTGCCGCCGGCCAAGGCGAAGCCGCACAGCGCGCGGCAGCCAATGCCAATGAAATCGCAGCGGCATCCGCCCGGTCGGTTGCCGAGGGTGCGCTGGCGGTCGAGGCCGCCGAGCGGCGCAAGGCGGCGACGGTGGCGTCGATCAGCAACGAGCTGATCGAGGGGATGCAGGCCGAAACCGAGGCCAATAACCGCGTAGCCGCCGCCATGCGGCAAGGTGGGGAAGCCGCCGCAGCAGCGGCACGCGAGGAGTTCCGGCTGGGGGTACAGCGGCGTCTGGGCGTGGACGCGGTTGAAGAGCTGACGCTGGCCATGAAGGCCTATGACGCGCTGATGCAGTCGCGCACAGCCAGGTCTGAAGCCGGTGAGCAGGGGCAGCGTCTTTCCGATCTGCGCGACGAGCTGTCGTTGCTGGAGCGGCGGAACAAGCTTCTGGCCGAGCAGGCACGCGGCGGGATGGCTGGGGTGGCCGCCGGTGCCGCCGTGGCGCGCCTGGATATCCAGGCCCAGATTGATGACCGCGTTTTGCAGCGCCAGCGGGAGTTGCTGGCCCTGTCAAAGCAGGTCCAAGGCATCAACGTCGAGACCGAGACGCTGAAGTACCGCTTTGCCCTGGAAGAGCAGGCGCGGCTGGAAGAGCAGCTGCGTATCCAGGAACAGGCCTATCGGGCCGCCAGCACCCTGGGCGGCATCTTCCTGGATCTGGAAGCGGGCAATATCGAAGGCGTCGCGGACGGGGTCAGCCAGTTCCTGGGCGAGTTCCGACAGCTGACGGCCATTACAGGGTCCGCCACGGAAGCGTTCGTCCAGATGGGCGAGCAGCTGCTGAACAGTGCCGAGGCTGGTTATGCGCTGGGCAATGCGCTTGGCGAGGTGTTGGGCCGGTCGGAGGCCCAGAACCGCAACGCGCGCATCGGGTCGACGGTTGCGACGTCCATCGGCGACATGTTCGGCGTGCCGCAGGGTATTTCGAGCTTTGTCGGCAATATCATCGGCGGGTTGTTCGGGCCGGGCAAGTCCGACGCCACCGCCGGGGTCGATGTCTATACGGCGTCGGGCCGGGCGGTGAATTTCGACACGAAGGCCAGCAAGCAGGACAGCGGGAACATGTCGGCGCGCGATGAGCTGGGCCAGAGCATCGCACGCTTTGCCGAGCTGCTGCGCACCACGACCGGCGGGCGGGTGGCTGACAAGGTTTCGGTTGAAGTCGGCAGCCGCGATGGCAATCGCTGGCGCGTGCAGGACGCATCAGGCGCGCTGGTATCGTCCGGGGTCACTTCGGTGGGCGATATCGAAGGCACGTTGAGCCAGGTGCTGGCGGCCATGACGCGCAGCCTGACGGGTGTCGCCGATGATCTGAAGGCGCGGCTTGAAGCGGTGGATTACAGCGATCTGTCGCGTGCCGAGAATGATCTGACCTTCATTCTGAACTATCAGACGGCCATCGCGACCTTGAACGGCGACCTGGAAGGCGGTGCCGACGCGGTTCAGACGGCACGACAGAATGTCGTGGACATGCTGAACCATGTCCGGGACTTCGGCGCCCAGGCCCAGCGCCTGGGGTACAACGCGAACGAGACCAATGCGGCGCTCCGCGCCAGTGTCGAGCGCTTCGCCGGCATCCGCGAGGCCGCAGCGCCGATGACAGATCTGGAGACCAAGGTTGCTGCCTTGCGCGCCAGCTTTGCCGAACTGGCGCCGGTGCTTGAGGCCGTTGGTTACACAGCCGCCGATGCCAGCGCCGCTGTGGCATCGGCCCAGGCCCGCCAGCTGGGTACGCTTAAGACCGATTTCGAGGCGGGTCTGGCGCGGGAGAACCGCGACCTGACCGGGCGCGGCTATCTGAACGCGATTGATGATCTGATCCGGCAGCGCGATCTGCGCTATCGCGACGCCGACGCGGTGGGATCGGCCCGCAGCCTTGTCGATGGCAATTTTGCCGCCGGGCTGGATAATGCCCTTTCCGCGCTCGATATCGCCGCCATCCAGGATATTCAGGCACAGTTCGCCGCCGGCACGCCTGTCTATGAGGCCGCTGCCCGTGCCGCTGCAAAGCTGAACGGAGCCGTTGGGACCGTCGCGGAAACGGTGGAGCAGGCCGCCGCCCGGATCGCCGCCACCGCCGCCTTGTCCGACAGCCTGGCTGACCGGCTGGCCCGCGCCACGGGGGCCAGTGACAGCCAGGCCGGGGCGCTGGCCATCTTCGACCGGGCCGCCGCGCAGGAACGGGCGGCGACGCAGGCGCGGGTAAGTGCGGGCGAGCTGTCGGCCAGCGTCCTGACCGAGTTGGAGACGACGTTGGGTCAGGAGCGGCTGGCGATTATCCGGCGGTTCAGCGACGCAGCGATTGCCGAAGAACGGCGGCGGGCAGAGCAACTGGCCGGCATCAACCAGTCCATCTCAGACCGCCTTTTTGCGTCAACCAACGACGAGGCGACGCAGGCAGGTGCACTGGCCGCGTTCGACCGGGCCGCCGGAAAGGAGCGCGCCGAGATCGCGCGCAATGCCGGTCTGGATCTGGCTGCCTATGATGCGGCCAGTGCGGCGGAGCGGCTGCAGATGGCGCGGGCGGCGGGGGTCAATTTCGCCCAGCTTGACCAGACCCTGGCCAACGAGCGACTTGCCATCATCCGCCGGTTCGGACAGCAGGCGGCGGACGTCACGCGTTCGATCGAGGACAGGGAATTTGCGCGGACGGTGGCCGGCAAGCCGGACGCCGAGATATTGCTGCTGGAGCGCAAGCAGAACGCCGAGTTCGCAGCGGCCATTGCGGCGGGGTACACCACAGAGCAGCTGGAGCGGCTGCGCAAGGTCCTGGCCGGGGAGATGACGGACGCGGTCAATGCGCTCAATGACGCGACCCGTCAGGCCGCTGATCAGGCGCGGGCCGCCGCCAAGGCCGTGAATGACAATCTGGCGGATCGTCTGTTCGCGGCGACGAACGATAATAGCACCCTGGAAGGGGCGTTGGCGGCGTTCGACCGGCAGGCCGCCAGGGACAGGATCGAGACGGCGCAGACCGCCGGGGCCGATATGCTGGCCTTGGAAAGGACGCTGGCCGCAGAGCGACAGGCCATCATCAACCGGTTCGCCCAACAGGCTATCGACGCAGAACAGCAGCGCCTGACGGCCCTGTCGCAGGCGGGTGGGCAGTTACGTGGCTGGATTGATGGCATTCGGGCCACGGTCGGGACTTCCGACCAAAATTTGGCCACCATGCGTGCCCAATTCACGCAGCAGCTGGGCCGGGCCCAGGCCGGTGATGTTGACGCGGTTCAGGGCCTGCGGGAGTACGCACAGCGCCTGATTGATGCGGAGACGACGCGCACCGCATCGGGGGCGGATCGGCGCGCCATGGTTGAAGCCATCCTGGCCCAGGTCGAGGCGCTGCCGGCGGTCAAGAGCTGGGACGCGCAGCAGCTGGACGTGCTGACGGCCATCCGCAACGAGACGGTCAACAACCGGGGAGCCTTTGCGGTGGCTGTCGCGTCGCTGCCGTCGGCGGCGACCGGGGGCCAGATCGCGGCGGCATTGCTGCCGCATTTCCAGACGCTGGATCAGTCGCTGGATGGGTTGATCACGCCGGCAGAGTTCCGGGCCGCCATCGGGCCGCTGGCTACGGACGCCGTCGCAGACCGCTGGTTCCGTGAGTTGGATAGCAACGGCGACGGGATGATCAGCAAGCAGGAGGTGACGGCCAAGGCGACCAGTGATCTGTCAGGCGGATCGCAGGGTACCTTGAAGGCGATCAGCGACCTGACCTATGCGGGCAATCGCGACCGGCTGAATATCGGTGATGCCATCGTGCGGCAGTTGGGCAGCCTGGGGACCATCATGGCCGATGGCAATACGCGCCTGGCCAATCTCCATAGCTGGCAGGCCAGCGTCTGGGCGGTCGAGAGCCAACTGCTGGATAAGACCAAGTACAATACCGCCGAGACCGCCAAGAAGCTGGGTGGTGGTTATGCCTATGCCGCTGGGACGGACTATCATCCCGGCGGATGGGCAAGGGTTGGTGAAGAGGGCGAAGAATTCATCAATCTGCCGCGTGGCGCGCAGGTCTTCAGCCGGGCGCAGACCCTGGAACTGGCCCGGCAGCCGCGCACCGTTCTGATGGGCGTGTCTGGCGGCGGCAGCGATAACCGCGCCCTGACCGCCGCCATCGAGCGCCAGGCGCGGGCCACCGAGCGGCAGAACGCCTTGCTGGAGAAGATCGCGGCCAATAGTGCGGCGGGGGCGGATGCAGCCGCAGAGACGGCAAAGGCCCTGAAAACCCCCGCCCGCGTGCGGGTTGGAAGTGTGGCCAAGCTGGCCGGGGGGCGGCAATGA